Within Butyrivibrio fibrisolvens, the genomic segment CAGAAAGTTCTGCCATAGATTCATTACTTGAATCTACAGCGGAACCTTTCAGAAAACTATTGATCTTGTCAGCATTGGACGCATATACGATGATAAGTATAACTGCAATCAGTGCTGCAAAGACCGCTACTGCGAGCTTCATGACTTTAGAGTCCATTAGCTACCTCGATGAGATATTTACCATAATTGGTTTTCAAAAGCGGCTGTGCAAGATTTAAGAGCTGCTCTTTATCGATAAAGCCTCTCTTATATGCGATTTCTTCTATACAAGAGATGTAAAGGCCCTGTCTCTTCTGGAATGTTGCAACAAAGTCTGCTGCATCAAGAAGTGCATCATGATTGCCTGTATCAAGCCATGCAAAACCTCTTCCAAGTGTCTCAACATAGAGATTTCCACGATTAAGATACTCGTTATTGATACTTGTGATCTCAATCTCACCTCTTGCGCTAGGCTTAACATTCTTTGCAATCTCTACAACATCATTGTCATAGAAGTAAAGACCGGGAACAGCATAGTTAGACTTAGGATTTTCAGGCTTTTCTTCAATTGAAATAGCCTTACCGTTTTCATCAAACTCAACTACGCCGTATTCTCTTGGATCTCTTACATAGTAACCGAAGATTGTAGCTCCAGATCCGGGTGTATTATGTCTTTCAAATACATTTCTAAGAACCTTGGAGAAACTCTGTCCATAGAAAATATTGTCACCAAGAACAAGCGCTGCAGAATCGTTGCCGATAAAATCAGCTCCAATTATAAATGCATCTGCAAGTCCTCTTGGCTGCTCCTGAACAGCATAATTCATATTAAGTCCAAGCTGTGATCCATCACCGAAAAGCTCTTTGAATGCAGGAAGATCTCTAGGTGTAGAGATGATGAGAATATCTCTGATACCTGCAAGCATAAGAGTTGATAACGGATAATAGATCATCGGCTTATCATAAACAGGCATGATCTGCTTGGATACAGCCTTGGTCAATGGATAAAGACGTGTGCCGGAACCTCCGGCGAGAATAATACCTTTCATTTTGGATCCCCTTTTATTTATGACGATCAGTCTGCAAGCTTCTTGCTGTACATACCATCATAATATTTTTCGTAATCACCTGAAGTGATGTGCTCCATCCACTCCTGATGCTCGAAGTACCACTTAATAGTCTTGCGGATGCCTTCCTTGAACATTGTCTCAGGCTCCCAGCCGATCTCAGCCTTGATCTTATCAGGTGCGATAGCATATCTTCTGTCGTGACCCTTACGATCTTCTACATATGTGATGAGATCATATGAAAGGTGAGCCTTTCTAGGATCATCATCTGTAAGCTCTTCTCTTAAAATATCGATGATTGTCTTAACGATCTCAATGTTCTGCTTCTCATTGTGTCCGCCGATATTGTATGTCTCAAAGAGTCTTCCCTGTTCCTGAACCATATCGATAGCCTTGGCGTGATCTTCTACATAAAGCCAGTCACGAACGTTCTTACCATCTCCGTATACAGGAAGCTTCTTGCCTTCAAGTGCATTGTGAATGATAAGAGGTATGAGCTTTTCAGGGAACTGGTAAGGTCCATAGTTATTGGAGCAGTTAGTAATATTAGCAGGGAAGTGATATGTATCCATATAAGCTTTTACAAGCATATCAGAGCTTGCCTTTGAAGCAGAATATGGGCTATGAGGAG encodes:
- the rfbA gene encoding glucose-1-phosphate thymidylyltransferase RfbA, coding for MKGIILAGGSGTRLYPLTKAVSKQIMPVYDKPMIYYPLSTLMLAGIRDILIISTPRDLPAFKELFGDGSQLGLNMNYAVQEQPRGLADAFIIGADFIGNDSAALVLGDNIFYGQSFSKVLRNVFERHNTPGSGATIFGYYVRDPREYGVVEFDENGKAISIEEKPENPKSNYAVPGLYFYDNDVVEIAKNVKPSARGEIEITSINNEYLNRGNLYVETLGRGFAWLDTGNHDALLDAADFVATFQKRQGLYISCIEEIAYKRGFIDKEQLLNLAQPLLKTNYGKYLIEVANGL
- the rfbB gene encoding dTDP-glucose 4,6-dehydratase, which produces MRTYLVTGGAGFIGSNYIHYMFKKYGDTIRIINVDALTYAGNLENLSDLESNDNYTFVKANICDREAITKIFEENDIDRVVHFAAESHVDRSIVNPEIFVETNVLGTATMLNAAKKAWELPDGTYKEGKKFLHVSTDEVYGSLPEDGGYFYETTPYAPHSPYSASKASSDMLVKAYMDTYHFPANITNCSNNYGPYQFPEKLIPLIIHNALEGKKLPVYGDGKNVRDWLYVEDHAKAIDMVQEQGRLFETYNIGGHNEKQNIEIVKTIIDILREELTDDDPRKAHLSYDLITYVEDRKGHDRRYAIAPDKIKAEIGWEPETMFKEGIRKTIKWYFEHQEWMEHITSGDYEKYYDGMYSKKLAD